A single window of Streptomyces cathayae DNA harbors:
- a CDS encoding HAD family hydrolase: MHYDLVIFDNDGVLVDSEPISNRLLAGYLTELGHPTSYEDSLHDYMGAAMHRVHDLVEQRTGQRLPTDFDDVFHTRVFAAFERELKPVTGAVEVLERLDADGVPYCVASSGSHERIRVGHRTTGLDRWFDDERIFSSQDVGRGKPAPDLFLYAAERMGVAPERCVVVEDSPLGVQAAVAAGMDVYGFASMTPAEKLNGATRLFTDMRELAELLR, from the coding sequence ATGCACTATGACCTGGTCATTTTTGACAACGACGGTGTCCTCGTCGACAGCGAGCCCATTTCCAACCGGCTGTTGGCCGGCTATCTCACCGAGCTCGGGCATCCGACGTCGTACGAGGACTCCCTCCATGACTACATGGGAGCCGCCATGCACCGGGTGCACGACCTGGTGGAGCAGAGGACCGGGCAGCGGTTGCCGACCGACTTCGACGACGTGTTCCACACCCGTGTCTTCGCCGCGTTCGAGCGGGAGTTGAAGCCGGTCACCGGTGCCGTGGAGGTACTGGAGCGGCTGGACGCCGACGGTGTGCCGTACTGCGTGGCCTCGTCCGGGAGCCATGAGCGGATCCGGGTGGGACACCGCACGACCGGGCTGGACCGGTGGTTCGACGACGAGCGGATCTTCAGCTCGCAGGATGTGGGACGGGGCAAGCCGGCGCCGGACCTCTTCCTGTACGCCGCCGAGCGGATGGGTGTCGCACCGGAGAGGTGTGTCGTGGTCGAGGACAGCCCTCTTGGCGTACAGGCCGCGGTCGCGGCCGGGATGGACGTGTACGGGTTCGCCTCGATGACACCGGCCGAGAAGCTCAACGGGGCCACCCGACTCTTCACCGACATGCGGGAGTTGGCGGAACTGCTCCGCTGA
- a CDS encoding redox-sensing transcriptional repressor Rex, whose product MATGRSHRPATRSRGIPEATVARLPLYLRALTALSERSVPTVSSEELAAAAGVNSAKLRKDFSYLGSYGTRGVGYDVEYLVYQISRELGLTQDWPVVIVGIGNLGAALANYGGFASRGFRVAALIDADPAMAGKPVAGIPVQHTDQLEGIIQGEGVSIGVIATPAGAAQQVCDRLVAAGVTSILNFAPTVLTVPDGVDVRKVDLSIELQILAFHEQRKAGEVAAAGAVVPPVGSGPEPVAARRASAAGQDAATDQGPDGDVPAVMPT is encoded by the coding sequence GTGGCAACTGGCCGATCTCACCGACCGGCGACCCGTAGCCGAGGGATTCCCGAGGCCACTGTCGCCAGGCTTCCGCTGTACCTCCGCGCCCTCACCGCGCTCTCCGAGCGCTCGGTGCCCACCGTCTCCTCCGAGGAGCTGGCGGCGGCCGCGGGCGTCAACTCCGCGAAGCTTCGTAAGGACTTCTCCTACCTGGGTTCCTACGGGACCCGGGGTGTGGGCTACGACGTCGAGTATCTCGTGTACCAGATCTCGCGTGAACTCGGCCTCACCCAGGACTGGCCGGTTGTGATCGTCGGCATCGGTAACCTCGGTGCCGCGCTCGCCAACTACGGCGGGTTCGCCTCCCGCGGTTTCCGGGTCGCCGCGCTCATAGACGCCGACCCCGCGATGGCCGGGAAGCCCGTCGCCGGCATCCCGGTGCAGCACACCGACCAGCTCGAGGGGATCATCCAGGGCGAGGGTGTGTCGATCGGCGTGATCGCGACCCCCGCCGGTGCCGCGCAGCAGGTCTGCGACCGGCTGGTGGCCGCCGGTGTCACCTCCATCCTGAACTTCGCGCCGACCGTGCTGACCGTCCCGGACGGTGTCGACGTGCGCAAGGTGGACCTCTCCATCGAGCTGCAGATCCTCGCCTTCCACGAGCAGCGCAAGGCCGGCGAGGTGGCCGCGGCCGGGGCCGTCGTCCCGCCTGTCGGCTCCGGTCCGGAGCCCGTCGCCGCGCGCCGGGCGTCCGCCGCCGGACAGGATGCCGCCACAGACCAGGGGCCCGACGGGGACGTACCCGCGGTGATGCCGACATGA
- a CDS encoding helix-turn-helix domain-containing protein — translation MAAAGERPLNEVQFLTVAEVASVMRVSKMTVYRLVHSGHLPAIRVGRSFRVPEQAVHEYLRESYVGVDTA, via the coding sequence ATGGCTGCAGCTGGCGAAAGGCCTCTGAACGAGGTTCAGTTCCTTACCGTGGCGGAGGTCGCCTCGGTGATGCGAGTGTCGAAGATGACCGTGTACCGGCTGGTGCACAGTGGTCATCTGCCCGCGATCCGGGTGGGGCGGTCCTTCCGCGTCCCGGAGCAAGCGGTTCACGAGTACCTCCGCGAGAGCTACGTGGGGGTGGACACGGCCTGA
- a CDS encoding HAD family hydrolase produces the protein MAALGWLTPRRRSATARSVLAGEASAEAARKSTQEISAREPEFPVHGDDRAAAFFDLDNTVMQGAALFHFGRGLYKRKFFETRDLARFAWQQTWFRLAGVEDPEHMQDARDSALSIVKGHRVSELKSIGEEIYDEYMAGRIWPGTRALAQAHLDAGQRVWLVTAAPVEIAQVIARRLGLTGALGTVAESIGGVYTGKLVGEPLHGPAKAEAVRALAAAENLALDHCAAYSDSHNDIPMLSLVGHPYAINPDSKLRKHARAMDWRLRDYRTGRKAAKVGIPAAAGVGAVAGGTAAAIAMHRRRR, from the coding sequence ATGGCCGCTCTCGGATGGCTCACCCCCCGTAGGCGCTCCGCCACGGCGCGGAGCGTGTTGGCAGGCGAGGCCTCGGCGGAGGCTGCCCGCAAATCCACTCAGGAAATTTCCGCCCGCGAACCGGAGTTCCCGGTGCACGGCGACGACCGGGCCGCCGCGTTCTTCGACCTGGACAACACGGTGATGCAGGGCGCGGCCCTGTTCCACTTCGGGCGGGGCCTGTACAAGCGGAAGTTCTTCGAGACGCGCGACCTCGCCCGGTTCGCGTGGCAGCAGACGTGGTTCCGGCTGGCCGGCGTCGAGGACCCCGAGCACATGCAGGACGCACGCGACTCGGCGCTCTCCATCGTCAAGGGCCACCGGGTCTCCGAGCTGAAGTCCATCGGCGAGGAGATCTACGACGAGTACATGGCCGGGCGGATCTGGCCGGGTACGCGGGCACTGGCCCAGGCGCACCTGGACGCCGGGCAGCGGGTGTGGCTGGTCACGGCGGCGCCGGTGGAGATCGCCCAGGTGATCGCGCGGCGCCTGGGCCTGACCGGGGCGCTGGGGACGGTGGCCGAGTCCATCGGCGGCGTGTACACCGGCAAACTCGTGGGCGAGCCGCTGCACGGTCCGGCGAAGGCGGAGGCCGTACGCGCGCTGGCCGCGGCGGAGAACCTGGCCCTGGACCACTGCGCCGCGTACAGCGACTCGCACAACGACATCCCGATGCTCTCGCTGGTCGGGCACCCGTACGCGATCAACCCGGACTCCAAGCTGCGCAAGCACGCCCGCGCGATGGACTGGCGCCTGCGCGACTACCGGACGGGCCGCAAGGCGGCGAAGGTCGGCATCCCGGCGGCCGCGGGGGTGGGCGCGGTGGCCGGCGGCACGGCGGCGGCCATCGCGATGCACCGCCGCCGGCGCTGA
- a CDS encoding glutaredoxin family protein has translation MADMSPLFRRKAPQDRLVTLVRKPGCHLCDDAQVVVEKVCGDLGVAWEGKDITEDPELHERYWEQIPVVLVDGRQHTFWRVDEGRLRKALTG, from the coding sequence ATGGCTGACATGAGTCCGCTCTTTCGCCGCAAAGCCCCGCAGGATCGTCTCGTCACCCTCGTCCGTAAGCCCGGCTGTCACCTGTGCGACGACGCGCAGGTCGTGGTGGAGAAGGTGTGCGGTGATCTCGGGGTCGCGTGGGAAGGCAAGGACATCACCGAGGACCCGGAACTGCATGAGCGGTACTGGGAGCAGATCCCCGTGGTTCTCGTCGACGGCCGCCAGCACACGTTCTGGCGCGTCGACGAGGGCCGCCTCCGTAAAGCCCTGACCGGCTGA
- a CDS encoding lysophospholipid acyltransferase family protein, with product MADAKVIPFDDDRSRGGAGGTGGAGGAAPRPSRRRGAGSRRKGAGAASMGEVQSLPGRASAKDDAPAPGGHREPRAQRPREPVTDGGDAGGGARPETDGEGGLDRRVASGLAFLRRRLTGDYAVDDFGYDEELTDQVLMSLLRPVYEKYFRVEVKGIENIPSEGGALIVANHSGTLPMDGLMMQVAVHDNHPADRHLRLLAADLVFMLPVVNELARKLGHTLACAEDAARLLEQGELVGVMPEGFKGLGKPFADRYKLQRFGRGGFVSTALRARTPIIPCSIVGAEEIYPMIGNGRTVARLLGLPYFPLTPTFPWLGPLGAIPLPTKWTIQFGEPIHTENYPPEAAEDPMLMFNLTDQVREQIQHTLYKLLVQRRSVFF from the coding sequence ATGGCGGACGCCAAGGTCATTCCGTTCGACGACGACCGTTCCCGCGGGGGTGCGGGGGGCACGGGCGGTGCGGGGGGCGCTGCGCCGCGCCCGTCGCGCCGCCGTGGCGCGGGCAGCCGACGCAAGGGCGCCGGGGCCGCCTCGATGGGTGAGGTCCAGTCCCTGCCGGGCCGGGCGTCCGCGAAGGACGACGCTCCGGCGCCCGGCGGGCACCGTGAACCCCGGGCGCAACGGCCCCGGGAGCCGGTCACCGACGGCGGTGACGCAGGCGGCGGCGCACGCCCGGAGACAGACGGCGAAGGCGGCCTGGACCGGCGTGTCGCCAGTGGCCTGGCCTTCCTGCGCCGCCGGCTCACGGGGGACTACGCGGTCGACGACTTCGGCTACGACGAGGAGCTCACCGACCAGGTCCTGATGTCGCTGCTGCGCCCGGTGTACGAGAAGTACTTCCGGGTCGAGGTGAAGGGCATCGAGAACATCCCCTCGGAGGGCGGCGCCCTGATCGTCGCCAACCACTCCGGGACGTTGCCGATGGACGGTCTGATGATGCAGGTCGCCGTCCACGACAACCACCCGGCCGACCGGCATCTGCGGCTGCTCGCGGCGGACCTGGTGTTCATGCTGCCGGTGGTCAACGAACTCGCCCGCAAGCTCGGCCACACCCTGGCCTGTGCCGAGGACGCGGCACGACTGCTGGAGCAGGGGGAGCTGGTCGGGGTGATGCCGGAGGGCTTCAAGGGCCTCGGCAAGCCCTTCGCCGACCGCTACAAGCTCCAGCGCTTCGGACGCGGCGGTTTCGTGTCCACGGCGCTGCGCGCGCGGACGCCGATCATCCCGTGCTCGATCGTCGGGGCGGAGGAGATCTACCCGATGATCGGCAACGGCCGGACCGTCGCCCGGCTGCTCGGCCTTCCGTACTTCCCGCTGACGCCGACCTTCCCGTGGCTCGGCCCGCTCGGCGCGATCCCGCTGCCGACGAAGTGGACGATCCAGTTCGGCGAGCCGATCCACACGGAGAACTATCCGCCGGAGGCGGCCGAGGACCCGATGCTGATGTTCAACCTGACCGACCAGGTCCGGGAGCAGATCCAGCACACCCTCTACAAGCTGCTGGTCCAGCGGAGGTCGGTGTTCTTCTAG
- a CDS encoding ECF subfamily RNA polymerase sigma factor, BldN family, which yields MYPHVGVDDSGLTALRTAVVTARELLRGFVPTAYAVPAFATATVGPCYALADPPVGPSYALADDSATAARRGRSSGSTTARRPAADSDSARMMDLVERAQAGEAEAFGRLYDQYSDTVYRYIYYRVSNKATAEDLTSETFLRALRRIGTFTWQGRDFGAWLVTIARNLVADHFKSSRFRLEITTGEMLDANEVERSPEDSVLEYLSNAALLDAVRRLNPQQRECVTLRFLQGLSVAETARVMGKNEGAIKTLQYRAVRTLARLLPEDTR from the coding sequence GTGTACCCACACGTCGGGGTTGACGACTCGGGCCTGACCGCACTGCGCACCGCAGTCGTCACGGCCCGGGAGTTGTTGCGCGGCTTCGTCCCCACCGCGTACGCCGTCCCCGCTTTCGCCACCGCCACCGTCGGCCCCTGCTACGCCCTCGCCGACCCACCCGTCGGCCCCAGCTACGCCCTCGCCGACGACAGCGCCACGGCGGCCAGGCGCGGGCGCTCCTCGGGCTCGACCACCGCACGCCGTCCCGCCGCGGACAGTGACAGCGCCCGGATGATGGACCTCGTGGAGCGCGCCCAGGCCGGCGAGGCCGAGGCCTTCGGACGGCTCTACGACCAGTACAGCGACACCGTGTACCGCTACATCTACTACCGGGTGAGCAACAAGGCGACCGCCGAGGACCTCACCAGCGAGACCTTCCTGCGGGCGCTCCGCCGCATCGGCACCTTCACCTGGCAGGGGCGCGACTTCGGCGCCTGGCTCGTCACCATCGCCCGCAACCTGGTCGCCGACCACTTCAAGTCCAGCCGCTTCCGCCTCGAGATCACCACCGGGGAGATGCTCGACGCCAACGAGGTCGAACGCTCCCCGGAGGACTCCGTCCTCGAGTACCTCTCCAACGCCGCCCTCCTCGATGCCGTACGACGACTCAACCCCCAACAGCGCGAATGCGTCACGCTCCGATTTCTCCAGGGCCTCTCCGTCGCGGAGACCGCCCGTGTGATGGGCAAGAACGAGGGGGCGATCAAGACCCTCCAGTACCGGGCCGTCCGCACCCTCGCCCGGCTCCTCCCGGAGGACACCCGCTGA
- a CDS encoding acetoin utilization protein AcuC: MSGRTQLMWDEAVTGYDFGRDHPMDPVRLALTRSLVGAFGLDREVAVVAAKTAGDSTLRLVHREDYIRAVRAASADPAAADPSYGLGTTDDPAFTGMHEVSALIAGQSVGAAEAVWRGDALHAVNFAGGLHHAMPGAASGFCVYNDAALAIARLLELGAERVAYVDVDVHHGDGVQAAFWEDPRVLTVSLHEHPRTLFPQTGWPEETGAESAEGSAVNVALPAGTGDAGWLRAFHAVVPELLADFRPQVLVTQHGADTHFEDPLAHLAVSLDAQRAVQAACHELAHEHSDGRWVALGGGGYAVVEVVPRSWTHLVAIAAERPVDPATVIPESWRQEVYARTRQLGPVRMTDGRWPVSWASWEAGYDPADRLDQAVLATRRAVFPLRGLLA; encoded by the coding sequence ATGAGCGGCCGCACACAGCTGATGTGGGACGAGGCAGTAACGGGCTATGACTTCGGCCGGGACCATCCGATGGACCCGGTGCGGCTCGCGCTGACCCGGAGCCTGGTGGGCGCGTTCGGGCTGGACCGCGAGGTGGCGGTGGTCGCCGCGAAGACGGCCGGGGACTCGACGCTGCGGCTGGTGCACCGCGAGGACTACATCCGCGCGGTGCGGGCGGCCTCGGCGGATCCGGCGGCGGCGGACCCGTCGTACGGGCTGGGGACGACGGACGATCCCGCCTTCACCGGGATGCACGAGGTGTCGGCGCTGATCGCGGGGCAGTCGGTGGGCGCGGCGGAGGCGGTGTGGCGCGGGGACGCGCTGCACGCGGTGAACTTCGCCGGCGGACTGCACCACGCGATGCCGGGGGCTGCCTCGGGTTTCTGCGTGTACAACGACGCCGCGCTGGCCATCGCCCGGCTGCTGGAGCTGGGGGCCGAGCGGGTCGCGTACGTGGACGTGGACGTGCATCACGGGGACGGCGTGCAGGCGGCGTTCTGGGAGGACCCGCGGGTGCTGACGGTGTCGTTGCACGAGCATCCCCGGACGTTGTTCCCGCAGACCGGATGGCCGGAGGAGACGGGGGCGGAGAGCGCGGAGGGCAGCGCGGTCAATGTGGCCCTGCCGGCCGGGACCGGGGACGCGGGATGGTTGCGGGCGTTCCACGCCGTGGTGCCGGAGCTGCTCGCGGACTTCCGGCCGCAGGTGCTGGTGACCCAGCACGGCGCCGACACGCACTTCGAGGATCCGCTGGCGCATCTGGCGGTGTCGTTGGACGCGCAGCGCGCGGTGCAGGCGGCGTGCCACGAGCTGGCGCACGAGCACTCCGACGGGCGCTGGGTGGCTCTGGGCGGCGGCGGGTACGCGGTGGTGGAGGTCGTGCCGCGGTCCTGGACCCATCTGGTGGCGATCGCGGCCGAGCGGCCGGTGGACCCGGCGACGGTGATCCCCGAGAGCTGGCGGCAGGAGGTGTACGCCCGGACCCGGCAACTGGGTCCGGTGCGGATGACCGACGGCCGGTGGCCGGTGTCCTGGGCGTCCTGGGAGGCAGGCTACGACCCGGCGGACCGGCTGGACCAGGCGGTGCTGGCGACCCGCCGAGCGGTGTTCCCGCTGCGGGGGCTGCTGGCGTGA
- a CDS encoding 30S ribosomal protein bS22, which produces MGSVIKKRRKRMAKKKHRKLLKRTRVQRRNKK; this is translated from the coding sequence GTGGGCTCTGTTATCAAGAAGCGGCGCAAGCGGATGGCCAAGAAGAAGCACCGCAAGCTGCTCAAGCGCACGCGCGTTCAGCGTCGCAACAAGAAGTAA
- a CDS encoding NAD-dependent epimerase/dehydratase family protein produces the protein MGKVVLVTGVARPLGGRFVRRIQRDPDVERVVAVDAVRPAHPLGDADFVQTDIRQPTVARVLAEAGADTVVHLDVTGTPRGGGSSRTALKETNVIGTMQLLGACQKSPRVERLVVKSSTNVYGSAPRDPAVFTETTSPKSLPGGGFAKDAVEVEGYVRGFARRRPDVAVCVLRFANILGPAADSPLASYLSLPVLPTVFGYDPRLQFVHEDDVLEVLRLAAREPRRGTLNSGTFNIAGDGVLLLSQCARRLGRPIVPLLLPAVTWAGSLVRTLGMSDFSPEQIRLLTHGRVVATDQMRETLGFTPKHTTAETFTDFVRSRGPGLLPPEVLARTVDRIAALPLPGSGHPPKQSAN, from the coding sequence TTGGGAAAGGTCGTGCTCGTGACGGGAGTGGCCCGCCCTTTGGGAGGCCGTTTCGTCCGACGGATCCAGCGTGACCCGGATGTGGAACGGGTCGTCGCCGTGGACGCGGTCCGGCCCGCGCACCCCCTGGGTGACGCCGACTTCGTCCAGACCGACATCCGGCAGCCCACCGTCGCGCGCGTGCTCGCGGAGGCCGGGGCCGACACCGTCGTGCACCTGGACGTGACGGGCACGCCGCGCGGCGGCGGCAGCAGCCGGACGGCGCTCAAGGAGACCAACGTCATCGGCACCATGCAGCTGCTCGGTGCCTGCCAGAAGTCCCCGCGCGTCGAACGTCTGGTGGTGAAGTCCAGTACGAACGTCTACGGCTCCGCGCCCCGCGACCCGGCGGTCTTCACCGAGACGACCTCGCCCAAGTCCCTGCCCGGCGGCGGGTTCGCGAAGGACGCGGTCGAGGTCGAGGGCTATGTGCGCGGCTTCGCGCGCCGCCGCCCGGATGTCGCCGTGTGCGTGCTCAGGTTCGCCAACATCCTGGGCCCCGCCGCGGACAGTCCGCTCGCCTCGTACCTCTCGCTGCCGGTCCTGCCGACCGTGTTCGGCTACGACCCGCGGCTGCAGTTCGTGCACGAGGACGATGTGCTCGAAGTGCTGCGCCTGGCCGCGCGTGAGCCCCGGCGGGGCACGCTCAACAGCGGCACCTTCAACATCGCCGGCGACGGTGTCCTGCTGCTGTCCCAGTGCGCGCGGCGGCTCGGCCGGCCCATCGTGCCGCTGCTGCTCCCGGCGGTCACCTGGGCGGGCTCGCTGGTGCGTACGCTGGGGATGTCGGACTTCTCGCCGGAACAGATCCGGCTGCTCACACACGGCCGGGTGGTGGCGACGGACCAGATGCGCGAGACACTGGGCTTCACACCGAAGCACACGACTGCAGAAACGTTCACGGACTTCGTGCGCAGCCGTGGCCCCGGACTGCTTCCGCCGGAGGTCCTCGCGAGGACCGTCGACCGGATCGCCGCACTGCCCCTGCCGGGCAGCGGTCACCCCCCGAAGCAGAGCGCCAACTGA
- a CDS encoding DUF5667 domain-containing protein translates to MIAKVSAHRRANAFAQAVEEQSDRVTAADQPEGPAPGPAAAETEQGRLLTLAAGLGALPKPELDPEVKVVQRARMVAAFEAMLQEGTAAGEAADAFAPEQRSRRARGTHRATPLGKLRPRSRLAKGLTAGGLGLTVAAGALGGVSAASSDALPGDSLYGLKRGIEDVKLGLADGNDERGRVLLDHASTRLSEARRLMERERSGSLDHESVGEIRRALSGMRHDASEGHRLLREAYRLAPDSLGPMQALSSFSHSHRQTWGSLRDRLPAQLGDVSEQVSSVFDAIDEDVAPLQSLLPESPARDSGDNGEPQDGSGATPGAPSGADRSPAPGTDTGTDSPDRDSTTSSSAPSRSAGSGDESDSLLGGNDGGLLDPPKETGASTPPPSAGGTTAPARPDVTLPPLLPGLLPGLGIDSESVD, encoded by the coding sequence GTGATCGCGAAGGTATCGGCACACCGGCGGGCGAACGCCTTCGCCCAGGCCGTGGAGGAGCAGTCCGACCGGGTCACAGCGGCCGACCAGCCCGAAGGACCGGCGCCGGGACCGGCCGCCGCGGAGACGGAACAGGGGCGGCTGCTCACGCTCGCCGCCGGTCTCGGCGCGCTGCCCAAACCGGAGCTGGACCCCGAGGTGAAGGTCGTCCAGCGGGCCCGGATGGTGGCCGCCTTCGAGGCCATGCTCCAGGAAGGCACCGCCGCGGGCGAGGCAGCGGATGCGTTCGCGCCCGAACAGCGTTCACGCCGCGCCCGGGGCACTCACCGGGCGACCCCCCTGGGGAAGCTCAGACCGCGCTCACGACTGGCCAAGGGGCTCACCGCGGGCGGGCTCGGCCTCACCGTGGCCGCCGGCGCCCTCGGCGGAGTCTCCGCCGCCAGCTCCGACGCCCTGCCCGGTGACTCGCTCTACGGCCTCAAGCGCGGCATAGAGGACGTCAAGCTCGGCCTGGCCGACGGCAACGACGAGCGCGGCCGCGTCCTCCTCGACCACGCCTCCACCCGCCTCAGTGAGGCCCGCCGGCTGATGGAGCGCGAACGCAGCGGCTCCCTCGACCACGAATCGGTCGGCGAGATCCGCCGCGCCCTGTCCGGCATGCGGCACGACGCGTCCGAGGGCCATCGGCTGCTGCGCGAGGCGTACCGCCTCGCTCCGGACTCCCTGGGTCCCATGCAGGCCCTCTCCTCCTTCTCCCACTCGCACCGGCAGACCTGGGGCTCCCTGCGCGACAGGCTGCCCGCGCAGCTCGGGGACGTCAGCGAGCAGGTGTCGTCGGTGTTCGACGCCATAGACGAGGACGTCGCCCCGCTGCAGTCCCTGCTCCCCGAGTCACCGGCCCGGGACAGCGGCGACAACGGCGAGCCGCAGGACGGCTCCGGGGCCACCCCCGGCGCCCCGTCCGGTGCCGACCGCTCCCCGGCGCCCGGCACTGACACCGGCACCGACAGCCCGGACCGGGACAGCACCACCAGCAGCAGCGCCCCCAGCCGGTCCGCCGGCTCCGGGGACGAGAGCGACAGCCTGCTCGGCGGCAACGACGGCGGGCTGCTCGACCCGCCGAAGGAGACCGGCGCCAGCACCCCACCGCCGTCCGCCGGCGGCACCACCGCGCCCGCCCGGCCCGACGTCACCCTCCCGCCCCTCCTGCCGGGCCTGCTCCCGGGGTTGGGCATCGACAGCGAGTCCGTCGACTAG
- a CDS encoding MFS transporter — MTDVLRRGRASLAFGFLVQGVAFALLVTRIPAIQNRYGVSDALLPVFLAAVPVLAGIGSVTTERLVRRVPASRVLRWSQPVVLLALLGVGAGERLAGLAVSLAVFGLAVGALDASMNMLGVSLQRAYGRSIMLSFHAAYSLGGIAGASLAWVGAHGQWALWVSYLPVVLVLMPAVLAGSRWYVDGEGGGPDGGGGPDTPVTEAVGKAGGAGGAVTFKLLLPLCVVMTAAYIGDSTVSNWSAKYLQDVLGSSEQLATVPYNVYMVTTLLGRTLGDFGVRRFGAVVVVRVGALVAAAGFAVVAGAPGAWAGMLGFTLLGLGLCVLVPQTFAAAGRRAFVLGGPEASDAAVARLNVFNYVGFLIGSPLVGALGDAWSYRGAMLVPMVLVLVTLVYARSFAPESDRYGGGHERPHTADVGRGSNGL; from the coding sequence ATGACTGATGTGCTGCGGCGCGGCAGGGCCTCGTTGGCGTTCGGTTTCCTCGTGCAGGGCGTCGCCTTCGCTCTGCTCGTGACGCGGATTCCGGCCATCCAGAACAGGTACGGGGTCTCCGACGCGTTGCTGCCGGTTTTCCTCGCCGCGGTGCCCGTCCTGGCCGGTATCGGGAGTGTGACGACGGAGCGGCTGGTGCGGCGGGTGCCGGCGAGCCGGGTGCTGCGGTGGTCGCAGCCGGTCGTGCTGCTGGCGCTGCTCGGGGTCGGGGCCGGGGAGCGACTGGCCGGGCTGGCCGTGTCGCTGGCCGTGTTCGGGCTGGCGGTGGGGGCGTTGGACGCCTCGATGAACATGCTGGGGGTGAGTCTGCAGCGGGCGTACGGGCGCAGCATCATGCTGAGTTTCCATGCCGCCTACAGTCTGGGCGGGATCGCCGGGGCGTCGCTCGCATGGGTGGGGGCGCACGGGCAGTGGGCGCTGTGGGTGTCGTATCTGCCGGTCGTGCTGGTGCTGATGCCGGCGGTGTTGGCCGGGAGCCGGTGGTACGTCGACGGTGAGGGCGGCGGGCCCGACGGGGGAGGCGGGCCCGACACGCCCGTGACGGAGGCGGTGGGGAAGGCCGGGGGCGCGGGCGGGGCTGTCACCTTCAAGCTGCTGTTGCCGCTGTGTGTGGTGATGACGGCGGCGTACATCGGGGACTCGACGGTCTCGAACTGGAGCGCGAAGTACCTCCAGGACGTGCTGGGGAGTTCGGAGCAGCTGGCGACCGTTCCGTACAACGTCTACATGGTCACCACGCTGTTGGGGCGGACGCTCGGCGACTTCGGGGTGCGCCGGTTCGGGGCCGTGGTGGTGGTGCGGGTGGGGGCGCTGGTGGCGGCGGCGGGGTTCGCCGTGGTGGCCGGGGCGCCCGGGGCGTGGGCGGGGATGCTGGGGTTCACACTGCTGGGGCTGGGGCTCTGTGTGCTGGTGCCGCAGACCTTCGCGGCGGCGGGGCGGCGTGCTTTCGTGCTGGGCGGCCCGGAGGCTTCGGACGCGGCCGTGGCACGCCTCAACGTCTTCAATTACGTGGGGTTCCTGATCGGTTCCCCGTTGGTCGGGGCGCTCGGGGATGCCTGGAGTTATCGCGGGGCGATGCTGGTGCCGATGGTGTTGGTGCTGGTGACATTGGTGTACGCCAGGTCGTTCGCGCCCGAATCCGACCGGTACGGTGGCGGGCATGAGCGGCCGCACACAGCTGATGTGGGACGAGGCAGTAACGGGCTATGA
- a CDS encoding phosphatase, with amino-acid sequence MPTPTGPTDSADRVGLRAHLLAVRLAGIVATTREESLRSYRLFAARDPRLLIGLDPERAWSQRELIELMADRCGVSADPRQVSGHDVIDPERTLAALDACAERLAVAARRGVPVLLGTGHPHRLLGFYAALADALSAAGCDVLTPARGRSVDITTRFGLRTHRLDYVRGVALVRGADPERPGGEPGAHTHSPLPVRTALAGAAEAGGPLPGLVIGDHGWACGAGQLGFEAVALADVNDPAPFVGEAEGCLSVVVPLDDGARSDHYAPLIRYVLNRACLSQ; translated from the coding sequence GTGCCGACCCCCACTGGCCCCACTGACTCCGCCGACCGCGTCGGTCTGCGCGCGCATCTGCTGGCCGTCCGGCTGGCCGGGATCGTGGCCACCACGCGGGAGGAGAGCCTGCGCAGTTACCGGCTCTTCGCCGCCCGGGATCCACGCCTGCTGATCGGCCTGGACCCGGAACGGGCGTGGAGCCAGCGGGAATTGATCGAGTTGATGGCGGACAGGTGTGGTGTTTCGGCCGATCCTCGCCAGGTTTCCGGGCATGATGTGATCGACCCGGAGCGGACCCTGGCGGCCCTGGACGCCTGTGCGGAGCGTCTCGCGGTCGCCGCCCGAAGGGGTGTGCCCGTGCTGCTCGGCACCGGCCACCCGCACCGGCTCCTCGGTTTCTACGCCGCGCTGGCAGACGCCCTGTCGGCGGCGGGATGTGACGTCCTCACCCCGGCGCGGGGTCGCTCTGTCGACATAACGACCCGGTTCGGTCTACGCACGCACCGCCTCGACTACGTCCGGGGAGTCGCGCTCGTCAGGGGCGCGGATCCCGAACGCCCCGGTGGTGAGCCCGGCGCACACACGCACTCCCCGCTCCCGGTCCGGACCGCGCTCGCCGGCGCCGCCGAGGCCGGCGGGCCGCTTCCCGGGCTGGTGATCGGAGACCACGGATGGGCCTGCGGGGCAGGTCAGCTGGGGTTCGAGGCCGTCGCGCTGGCCGATGTGAACGACCCCGCCCCGTTCGTGGGGGAGGCCGAGGGGTGCCTGTCGGTGGTGGTTCCACTTGATGACGGCGCGCGGTCCGATCACTATGCGCCGCTGATCCGCTACGTACTCAATCGGGCCTGTCTGTCACAGTAG